The sequence AACCCTCCTCACCCCCACCCATTCCAAAGCATtgcaatataatatatattatcttgCCATGGGAAATCATCTATACTAACCTAACCTAACCTCAACATACATATATcataataagattaattattatgTTAGATCATCCTCATCAACTTAAAATAATAATTGAAATAAAATTGCTGGTCACCGCTACCAGAATTATCTTCTTCTATGATACTTCAACATTAGATGTTTCATCATCACAAGTAAAAGCTATATTATTGCATGAAATTCTATCTGAGACAGAATTAAATCACACATATATCAGgcctgatgaggatagtaattatgataagattcggttgacgtcagatgacgcctcacgcaacaGCACCTAGTCAATGCAGATCGAAACGTCGATCGAGACACATTAACATCCTgtcaaagctcaattcttcaTGTCACGTCAACACAAAGTCAAACACTACCAGCCTGCCCcttgcaagcgggcagctcaggaagcagtatgcttccctataaataccctatcgTTCATTAGAAAAGGGGGGGGAGagacacacaaaaacacttcttcatctgaaaccccctccacatctgccaacttgatcgtcggaggggtcgggccgagcgcctcgacccgacctttgtgcaggtgcgaagccgaaggtcctctCCGGAcgtgcaggcgaggagttcctacccggaggagacggctacaccgtcccgatcggacaccgcactCGACCTTCTCAACGGGCTCGAGGAACACCCCAAGGAGATCCCCATCGTCtgaacccgaaccgagccgcgtcggtcccgagaccacggctcaaagttgtttcccacgacAAGCCTAATATGAAATGTCCAAAAGTATTTCATCTCATAGTAAACaagatcaataataataataataataataataattattattattattattattattatttactttgtGACTAATTAAAGCGTTAAAGAGACTAAGTCGAAAATTTCATTCGACTTGAGTTATTATGTAAAAACTATCTGATCTAACATTGAAGATTTCATCTAACATTGAGTATCATCAATTTCGATTCAAATCAAATTAGACAGACTGATTCAAACATCACAAATATCTAACCCATCACCATTTATTCCTGTTTGAACCAGCAGTTGCAATCTTACGTTGTTCCGAGTAGACCAGGGTATACAAATATGCTAATGTCATCAGATCATCCATTTCTTTCTCGTCACTTCCATCCTTGTCTTGGAATAAATACTCTGCTTCTTTTGTTTGCTTGGGACGACGACCTGAGGAGAAGTCGCAGCAGTAGTCGGAGGAAACTACTCCACCGattagaagaaagaagaaatgcCTAAAGCTGGTCAACCAGTAATCTTCATCCATCACACGCTTTTGACCTCACTCTCCCTCCTCGTTCCATTCACGCGGATCCTACTTTTTCCTGTCATTGAAGTCGCACCACAGCTTGTTTCTGTCGAACGTCAACACTAATCGTAAAGGCCGTCGATGAAATCTGACAAGGGCAACAGCCATCACTAATATTTGTCCAATGGCCGATGGGCGGAATTGATTCGCGAACGACAACTCCATCGGCCTAACTCGTAGACCACCAGCAGCACAGCATCTGCTCGCATGCCGGGCTTGTACTCGGGCTTCTTTtcgctatctctctctctctctctctctctctctctctctctctctctctcgctgatgAAGTACACGGACGTTGTTCATTGACCGGAGGACTTCGGACTCGTCTTCTCCACCGCAAGCTGTTGGGCATTAGAAATCGACCGGAGCATGGGACCGAGAGGAAGGAGACAAACCTCGCCGTGCCTCACACCCTGTGCTGATTGGTGGGATCAGTGCTGTTGACATGACCCCAACACAGAGTCCAGTTCATGGACTTGATTGATGCCCctttccttctttctattctgctGCAGAAAGGGATTCTTGTTGACCAGCGTCCTAATAAAACACTGAGCTCCTCTGGATCCTTATACATTCTGATTTGGAAGGACTCGGAAGATAAGAAAGCCCCCACCTTTGCCCTTCCCCACCTTCCGCACAAGTCCAACCTTGCACCCACTACTAGCGTGTTCCAACTCCACCATTTGGTCTTCTCCTCCGAGCACCCTTTTCCACTATATTCCTGCTCGTGATAGCAGTCTGTGGACCATTTCCAACCTCTCGCCGTATCCTCTCTGCCTCACCAGCTCACACCTCCTCCTCTCTTTACCGCTCGCTTTTTTTTGCTTTGGCCTTCTCACACTTGCTCCCCCGACCAGGCAATTCTGACACCTTCACCTGGAGCATCTCCTCTGCTCGACACTTCATTCATCCTCTTCCATTCCAGGTCTGCGGTTTCCAGCATCGTCATCCGGGAGGTCTGCGACTTCGTGCCTGAATCCTTTAAGCAAAGTCCCCTTTGACTTTGTTTGATCCATGTCCCCCAGGCCTTTTAGACTTTGGAGTTTCTCCTCTCCACTCAGCGATTGAGTCGTTCTCGTAACTTGTATTTAGCTCGCTctggtcttcctcctctctcgGGTTATCTCAGATTAGTGTCACCTTGCCATCTTCCATGGATCTCCGTGTTTTTCCTCCCCCACTCGGTCACCAACCCCCTCCTCCGTCTCCTCCCTCCTCGGACGCCAGCTTCCCCATCCTAGCTATATCCATCCTTGGCATCCTCACCACGTCCATCCTCCTCCTCAGCTACTACGTCTTTGCGGTCAGATGTTGCCTCAACTGGCGCCGGTCCGATGTCGTGGGCCGCCTCTCGCGTTCACGGCGCCGTCTCGACGACCGACTGATGGCCTACTCGACCGTCACCGAGAGCCACGGCCTCGGTGAGTCGGAAATCCGGGCAATCCCCACGCTTCGGTACCGCAGTGGGGGCGATGGCGCGGGGAAGACGTCCTTCCACGAGTGCGCTGTGTGCCTGAACGAGTTCCAAGAAGAGGAGAGGATTAGGCTGCTGCCGAACTGCTTCCATGTCTTCCATATAGACTGCATAGATACCTGGCTCCAAACCAACGCCAATTGCCCGCTCTGCAGGTCGAGCATCACCACAGCCGCGGCACCTGTTCCGCTCGACCAATTCACGGCCTCGGCTCCACATCAGGACCCTCGTCGGAGTGGTGATATAGTGATCGATATCAGAGACGACGATAGCGACCCGCAGGCCCAAGCGGTCACTGCCACCGACGCCAATACCAATCCTTCGCGGTGGAAGTCGGAGCAGAGGGTCGGGCACAAGAGAGGGAGGAAGGTCCATCGTCACGGAAGCATGGGGGACGAGTGCATCGACACGAGGGCCAAAGACGGGCAACTCCAGGTTCAACCCATAAGAAGGTCTTTCTCCATGGACTCTTCGAGCGACAGGCAGCTCTACATGGCAGTCCAAAAGATCATGCGCCAGAATCCACACTTCCTAGAAGCCACCGGCGGAGAAAGCAGCAGCACTTCCGGCAGAATCCGGCGGTCGCTGTTTTCATTCCACCGGCACTCGCGCAGTGCTGTCCTTCCGGTCCAAATCGAGCAGTAATCATCCCAAATCAGCGGCTACTTCGATCCCATCCTACTCCCTCCGAAGGTGATGATGTCCATGGACACGTAAAACTTGGAGTTTTCGAGTACAACATGATTGATGATGTTCTATGCCATCACGGCTAGCATCATAGCTAGATTTGGATGTAAAATTTCACCCTTCTGTTCtagaaataaattattattattattttgtttcaaGAATGGTTTTTTTGGGAGAGGAAGACAAGATATGGAAGCTTCCTACCTAAGACAGCTCCAAAAACAGTGTGTGCTCCTATCTGATCCTAACAAATGCATGCGGAAGCATTCAATTCATAAAACACTTCATCTGGGGATTCAGATCTCCATTACAAAAATATTTGGGGTGACTCACTTCCACGTAGCTAACATGTGTTTCAGTCGATGATCTATCGATATATAATTTAATCGATGAAAATTCTATCCATCATTATCAATCAAACTTTTTAGAGATTAGGTGGATCTTTAATGCCTTCCGGAGATCCTCAAAGAGTATGTGTCGTTGAGATGTGCTTCACCATCAGCTGTAAACCTGCCCCGATGCAGCAGGTGACGGTTGGGTGACAACTAGAGACTCCTTCCCCTCACAGAAAGGGCGTTAACCAAAACATGTCATCCATCTTTTCGTCATCAGGGAAGAGGGGGATTCATTGCTAACCTAATAATTCAATTGTTTTGTTGACAGGCAGCTCAGCCAACGACACAACCTGCGGCCACCAAGAACGCGAGGGGAAGAGATCGCTACTGTGGGGAACGAGTAGCGTTCGCTGTTCTCAAGGCACATTCGCCATCATCAGACATGGAAGTGGAAAACGGACGGAAAGCGAACTCCCACCCTACACTAAAACAAGCGATGGAGATGAAGGCACGCCAACCAACCTAAAAGTACAAGACAAGGCCAGAAGAATCGAACACTACAATGAGCGATGGAAATAATGACGCTCTGCTTCTAATTTAATCTTGGGAACCAGGTGGGGGGTTGGGTGGTACTGACTTCTAATCACAATAAAACAATTAATCAGATGATATATTTAGcaccaattttttatttttatttttcaaaagtaccattttttttttcagttttatccttattttttataataatgtaAATGTGCTTGTCTTTCTCGatccttattttttataatactaTAGATAATCACAAAAATTCGTTGTCTCTGTTGGTCACATTTGTCGTATTTCCTATCGTGAGGCTATCTTCATTTGTCGCTCTTTACTCTCGTCGTCGTAAGGTCATATTCGCTTTCTCTTTTTATCACTTTTACCTATGCTCCCAACGTCATCTCCATCTATACCCTCAACGatatttatgaaattaaaaaataaaacatgggcacctattaaaaaaatatttatattacaaAATACGTCGTGGTAAAAATTATGATAACTTATTTCGAGCTCGAATCCCATCACTTACCCTTTggaaaattaagaaaaagaaaaacggcTCATATCACTAATGCAATCAATCATCTCTCTGTCTTCGATACTGATCTACAACAGGGGAGACAATACGTCCACATCTGTCTGTCTACCCAAATTTAGCACCACCATGCGACGCCCAAAAGCGCTTCCAGAATGCAGCTGCCGGCAGCACTAAGTTCGCGGTTGTCATGCCGAGCTCACGAGGTGAAGGGTGGAGGAGGTGGTGATGATACGGTACAACTGTGACCCTGCAACTGCCTTGGGGTCCTGATGAGGATTGATCAGGACACTGGAACTACATTGCAATCCATGTTTCATGTCGTACATTCCCGTTGTTGTGTTCGATCACCAGCAGCAAACTCAAGTCCTCATCTGAAACCTTTTTCTGTTCCCTGATGCATGAGATCTCGAGGAACCAGTCATCCGAGACCTTTCTGCCTGCGATACATGTATTTTCTGATGAAAACCGACAAGTATTCCTGACCAAACTCAAAAAAGCAGCTTTCTGGTGGCTCTCCCTTTCCCTGTTTCCTCTTGGATTGTCTCCTTCCCTTCCCATCCCCCTTCCCACACACACCACCAGGTTTAGTTTCAGCTGTGGTGGTACTCGTTCGACCATGGGATGCACACATGCTGCGAGTACCCCCACTTGCTATTGCTACTACACTACAGTGGGCAAATTTTAGGAACAGATGAGCCTCGATTTGAGAAGGTCTCTTTTGATACTTTTGAGAAACTTGATGTGATATATTATAGGTTAGATGCATTCGGGTTGAGGCACGTGGAGTGGAGGACACAGGGCTCTGGGAGACATTtgctttcttctcctctttgtttcCTCTCTGatcaacttatatatatatatatatatatatatatatatatatgtatgtacaaaaaaaaaaatcattaataagattaaagaaagaagggaaagaaagtagaataaaataaattaatgagcTTCTACATTTAGGTCGCATTGAATCTGCACAAAATATTCACAACAAAGCTGGAATTTTGGAAGTGATTCCATGATTTCTGTTCATAAGCTCACAGAGAGATAAGTTGGCAGCCATAGATGATGATGGCATGGGAACCAAAGAAAAAGTTTGATGTCACCAGTGAAGATGATTTTGACAAGCAACTTTTAGGACAGGGAGTACAGAGTCTtggaaaagtggctttaaaaagagaaagttggacTAGTGGACCGATTAACAATGGTTCCATCTTTCCATCAAGAATGGTTTTCTTGCTTGTTTAATTTATGAACTCTAAATTAATTTAGTCTTGCAAAAAAATTTATATGCGCTCCAGATAATGTGCATTGCCAGTCATCTTCAATCTTTAATGTGAAGCTCAAGTCCACAACACAACCAATGTAATTAATCTACGAGTCCCTGCCATTGCCACCGATAACAAACACCACCTTGTGTAATCCTCTGTGCACCTGTAAGAAGATCTCCAACAGCAGGTGCAACCTCAGGAATTGAGACAGGGGAGAGCTGTTCCTGCTTTAGAGTCTGACACGAAAGCAAAAGTTTGGGGTAATTCATGTACTCTCTCAACTTTTTCTCGACTGTAGGCATTTGGGAAGCAGCATGTTGCTTTACAAGCCTTTTTCATTTCCCTCACTCTACAACTTCAACCAGCACATGATGGTGAAAGCATTTGTATAAACTAGCAGTGCCTTTTGTCTCCGGAATCAGCCTTTCCTCTCCGGTTAAGTGGCAAACAAACTTACATGACCGGAGCCATGGCAAAGATATCATAATGATTCACCTCACAGCCAAAACaaaccaaaaaaaagaaagggtTAGCTAATGGCTACCGGGAAGAGATCGAGGCCTTCCGACCCTGATTTCCTACTACATAGTTGCAAGAGATCAAATTCAACCTGCACAATCCTTGGTGTTAGAGCTTGGAGTTTCCTGTCGTGAAGTGTGTCATTAAACCACCACATTTGTGGAGCGTAACTAATGAAAAGCCTATATCTATCGAAATCTGTTGCTTTATAAGCAACAGGGAGAACAGTTCCTCATTAGTATCTTAATCTGACAAAAGATGCTAGGGTTAGTATCTTAACCTTTACTGGCTTTGCTTGCTTCCCATGTCATCTTTTCTTGGTGTTAATGATCCACTAATAGATTCACAGTTGAGATCGCCTCCAAGTAAACAAATCGACTGACCGAGCAAGCAAGAATATTATGGGTCAGTGTTACCTTCTTTGCCGTTCGAGGCTCCTGGGGGATGGAATCTCGGACAGGGTTGTAGAACTCATGATGAGGTGAAAGGAAGGGATAGGGCATATTAAAGAAAGGAAATCTGCAGCCCATGAAGGAGACCACTGCAAATTAATTAGTCATTGCGGCCACCTTGTTCTGGTGCTTATAAAGGAAGGGAGGTGATGATCGAGTTCACAGGGTAAGAGCGAAGCGGGAAAGACAAAGAGGAATATGACCGGGTTTGGCTCCCCATGCGGTGCATGCAAGTTCCTGAGGAGGAAGTGTGTCAGGGGATGCGTCTTCGCCCCGCACTTCTGCCACGAGCAGGGAGCTGCTCGGTTTGCTGCCATCCACAAGGTCTTCGGAGCCAGCAATGCCTCCAAGCTCCTCATGCACCTCCCTGTCAGCGATAGGTCCGAGGCTGCTGTCACCATCTCCTACGAGGCTCAGGCCAGGCTCCAAGACCCTATATATGGCTGCGTCGCTCACATCTTCGCTCTCCAACGACAAGTGAGAAGTCCCAAGCTTATCGGGATTCGAGGAAGAACTCACACCGCTGCATGCAATGGCAGGCTCTGTAGAAATCTActcgtaaaagagatgcttacAGCTTCCTTATTTTGCAGGTTGTGAATCTGCAAGCACAGCTGGTCTCTTTAAAGGCACAATCTGCTCAAGCTTTCGCCGATGGATCTTTGTCTCAGGAAGACAGCTTGAACCACCAGCTCCTCGACCAACTTCAGCTGGATCGGGAAGCAAGGATGAGGCATGCTTTGGTTTCAGATTCGCCATTGAGCACCGAACGCACTATGTATCATGACAATGGCCTTCTGGACTCGAGCTCATCCCTGCTGCCTTCTCCATCTCCACATGGTGTTCCTCATTCGTACATGGGGGTCGACGATGCCATCTTCTTCGGCACCGATGAAGACATGGAGAATGCACTCGTGACGCAAACGGTTGGGCGGAGCTCGGCGGATCACAACATGGAGGATCTTCGATCGGTAGCTTTTGCTCATCTTCGTCATGTATGAGAAGGCTG comes from Musa acuminata AAA Group cultivar baxijiao chromosome BXJ3-3, Cavendish_Baxijiao_AAA, whole genome shotgun sequence and encodes:
- the LOC135634107 gene encoding RING-H2 finger protein ATL1-like, whose translation is MDLRVFPPPLGHQPPPPSPPSSDASFPILAISILGILTTSILLLSYYVFAVRCCLNWRRSDVVGRLSRSRRRLDDRLMAYSTVTESHGLGESEIRAIPTLRYRSGGDGAGKTSFHECAVCLNEFQEEERIRLLPNCFHVFHIDCIDTWLQTNANCPLCRSSITTAAAPVPLDQFTASAPHQDPRRSGDIVIDIRDDDSDPQAQAVTATDANTNPSRWKSEQRVGHKRGRKVHRHGSMGDECIDTRAKDGQLQVQPIRRSFSMDSSSDRQLYMAVQKIMRQNPHFLEATGGESSSTSGRIRRSLFSFHRHSRSAVLPVQIEQ
- the LOC135633930 gene encoding LOB domain-containing protein CRL1-like, with amino-acid sequence MTGFGSPCGACKFLRRKCVRGCVFAPHFCHEQGAARFAAIHKVFGASNASKLLMHLPVSDRSEAAVTISYEAQARLQDPIYGCVAHIFALQRQVVNLQAQLVSLKAQSAQAFADGSLSQEDSLNHQLLDQLQLDREARMRHALVSDSPLSTERTMYHDNGLLDSSSSLLPSPSPHGVPHSYMGVDDAIFFGTDEDMENALVTQTVGRSSADHNMEDLRSVAFAHLRHV